The following proteins come from a genomic window of Calditrichota bacterium:
- a CDS encoding TolC family protein has protein sequence MKPRKPFLTRSYTAAAVASTLALLALPHFLIALDQVPPEADPARADSILLRFIQKSWYAHPDLDAMNRMTDAVRARGRMTYSWMNPEFRVGVMGLPVSFDFHEDEATAVTFGVGQKIPFPGKNPAARRASDAATAESRHELLQARSEMAAMTAMAYYDLAGAIEQRTILEQGRLLIEEMIAAAQIMTASGMSGQSDIQRARLELQEWQIRIFAAEGLIGSKRAELAYAVGAEDLTEDELEQVHLPSDFPRILPVDSLLERDVIDRTPVVRNALATAKVSELALKRAQLEYYPDVELMLNYDLRSYVNTPGGIDEHGEPVMPGRMDMDDMISVELSFPLPLWRKGNQDAQVEEMRAMHRRSLATVADARLAEIKRIRELHVRWKEQADCCEFVRTDLLVSSEALYKAALADYRSGKADLMALTEARMKKIMAEMEWTMSLAEVWALRGQIMARLGSGGFAPDSPELSRAEEPSQ, from the coding sequence GTGAAGCCCCGGAAACCTTTCCTTACCAGGTCCTATACTGCAGCAGCCGTAGCCTCAACACTTGCGCTACTGGCACTGCCGCACTTCCTCATTGCGCTCGATCAGGTCCCGCCCGAAGCCGATCCCGCCCGTGCCGACAGCATTCTCCTTAGATTCATTCAGAAGTCGTGGTATGCGCACCCCGACCTCGATGCTATGAACCGGATGACCGACGCCGTCCGGGCTCGGGGCCGAATGACCTACTCGTGGATGAATCCGGAGTTTCGGGTCGGGGTGATGGGGCTGCCAGTCAGTTTCGACTTTCACGAAGACGAAGCTACTGCCGTAACCTTCGGCGTCGGGCAGAAGATTCCCTTTCCGGGCAAGAATCCCGCCGCTCGCCGCGCCTCTGATGCCGCCACTGCCGAATCGCGCCACGAACTCCTCCAGGCCCGCAGCGAAATGGCCGCGATGACGGCGATGGCTTATTACGATCTGGCCGGCGCTATCGAACAGCGAACCATCCTCGAGCAAGGCCGGCTCCTGATCGAGGAGATGATCGCCGCGGCGCAAATCATGACCGCTTCGGGGATGAGCGGCCAATCCGACATCCAGCGCGCGCGCCTCGAACTACAGGAGTGGCAGATTCGAATCTTCGCCGCCGAGGGACTGATCGGCAGCAAGCGCGCCGAACTGGCTTATGCCGTCGGCGCCGAAGACCTGACCGAAGATGAGTTGGAGCAGGTGCACCTCCCGTCCGACTTCCCCCGCATTCTACCGGTTGACTCGCTGCTTGAGAGGGACGTCATCGACCGGACACCTGTCGTTCGGAATGCCCTTGCCACTGCTAAAGTCTCCGAACTGGCTCTAAAGCGCGCGCAACTCGAGTATTATCCCGACGTCGAACTGATGCTCAACTATGACCTGAGAAGTTACGTCAACACCCCCGGCGGCATCGATGAGCATGGTGAGCCCGTGATGCCAGGCCGGATGGATATGGATGATATGATCTCGGTCGAACTTTCGTTCCCACTGCCGCTATGGCGCAAGGGGAACCAGGACGCGCAAGTAGAGGAGATGCGCGCGATGCACCGGAGGTCGCTGGCAACCGTCGCCGACGCTCGTCTCGCCGAAATCAAGCGCATCCGGGAACTGCACGTACGGTGGAAGGAGCAGGCCGACTGCTGTGAGTTCGTCCGGACCGATCTCCTCGTCTCGTCGGAGGCTCTATATAAGGCGGCGCTTGCGGACTACCGATCCGGCAAAGCCGACCTGATGGCCCTGACCGAGGCGCGAATGAAGAAGATCATGGCTGAAATGGAGTGGACGATGTCCCTGGCTGAAGTTTGGGCGCTGCGCGGGCAAATCATGGCCCGCCTCGGGAGCGGAGGGTTTGCTCCCGACAGCCCCGAGTTATCAAGAGCGGAGGAACCGTCGCAATGA
- a CDS encoding LPS-assembly protein LptD, with protein sequence MGLQIVILIIGLTLVAICAPVAGAQGEIPDASVLPEMPDTTAGDTLVPSLKPPAAGIDSVLIYSADRILFTFDPRFTRFDGNARIHYKSMELEAARIDVRWQDDHLTARSDSALAQDDRLEIELPAVLEDTTETGDSSSVEAEDRTTRPLPKRPRPVKMIDGEQVVTGRELTYDLKTRQGVVKAGETDYQQGRYRGGTIKRVDPEIYNIRTGYYTTCDLSDPHYSFWSRDMKLVVKDKVIARPVVLMFGPVPVAIVPFGVFPARGGRRSGLIVPTYGESSSQGRYFTGLGYYYAPNDYWDAQARIDYYERYGILTGANLSYALRYLLRGSLAGSYINRQEGAVRKRQWDLTLNHSHELSPTANLIIAATFVSDATVYKDYYHNLDDRLRQEVRSDATFNKRWAGTPYSGSLNLHHDRNLATGRETIVLPQASFSRSQSPLIPPPEGSKPDEQAWWHGIFWNYRGQGQNRSTVTPVKTTRFVESGDSLIRLLDESKISRAQGGIRHDLGFTGSFKPFGVLALTPRISYTETWQDEWFTFERDSAGRVDTTKHKEFRTRRTFSTGIGLSTRLYGIFRPRIFGVQAIRHTLSPSLGFTWIPDFSDPEWGYYDRFEGTSGRRLYYDRFGGNLYGATPRGKHEALSIGMENLFEYKRLVKEKEVKGELFSVGMGTSHNFAADSMKWSDLATSLRIRPMGEGVLPGVSGLGFDLTASHSFYGLEAIPRPDGGADYYAVEKPAPNGLRLLSFNLTTSLKFSGGAAKPTPRDTSRTALSDTARRIATPPDWKPSPMPWQSGVSLRYGERRSNPNDITRDVWGSFNLDLQATKNWKVGNSFTYDFVNQQISAVSISIQRDLHCWQGSFTWNPTGVGQGYYLNISVKAQQLRDVKVEKREGPGGGFLPFR encoded by the coding sequence TTGGGACTCCAAATCGTCATCCTCATTATCGGCCTCACTTTAGTTGCAATTTGCGCTCCAGTTGCCGGTGCTCAAGGTGAGATTCCGGACGCTTCGGTCCTACCGGAAATGCCCGATACAACCGCCGGCGATACCCTTGTCCCGTCGTTGAAACCTCCTGCGGCTGGAATTGACAGCGTCCTGATCTACTCCGCCGACCGCATCCTCTTTACTTTCGATCCGAGATTCACCCGCTTCGACGGGAACGCCCGGATTCATTACAAGTCGATGGAACTCGAAGCCGCCCGGATCGACGTCCGCTGGCAGGACGACCATTTGACCGCCCGGAGCGACTCGGCGCTCGCACAGGACGATCGGTTAGAAATTGAACTTCCCGCCGTCCTTGAAGATACGACCGAAACGGGGGATAGTTCCAGTGTTGAGGCGGAAGATCGCACCACGCGCCCGCTTCCGAAACGACCCCGCCCGGTGAAAATGATCGATGGCGAACAGGTCGTGACCGGCCGCGAACTCACCTATGACCTAAAGACCCGGCAGGGCGTCGTAAAGGCCGGCGAAACCGACTACCAGCAAGGGCGCTATCGGGGCGGGACGATCAAGCGGGTCGATCCGGAGATCTACAACATCCGGACGGGATACTACACCACCTGCGACCTCTCGGATCCGCACTATTCGTTCTGGAGCCGCGATATGAAACTCGTGGTCAAGGACAAGGTGATCGCTCGACCGGTAGTGCTGATGTTTGGGCCGGTTCCGGTGGCAATAGTGCCGTTCGGGGTTTTCCCCGCGCGCGGTGGACGGAGGTCGGGGCTTATTGTGCCAACCTATGGCGAATCGTCCTCGCAGGGGAGGTATTTCACCGGTCTCGGCTACTACTACGCCCCTAACGACTATTGGGATGCCCAGGCGCGGATAGATTACTACGAGCGTTATGGCATTCTGACCGGCGCAAACCTCTCCTATGCGCTGCGCTATCTCCTGCGCGGCAGCCTCGCCGGCTCCTACATCAACCGCCAGGAGGGCGCCGTCCGCAAGCGGCAGTGGGACTTGACGCTCAACCATTCGCACGAACTCTCGCCGACCGCCAACCTGATTATCGCGGCGACTTTCGTCTCCGATGCGACGGTCTATAAGGACTACTACCACAACCTTGACGACCGCCTGCGGCAGGAGGTCCGCTCCGACGCGACGTTCAATAAGCGCTGGGCCGGGACACCCTACAGCGGCTCGCTCAACCTCCATCACGACCGGAATCTCGCCACCGGCAGGGAAACGATCGTTCTACCGCAAGCCTCATTCAGCCGCAGCCAGTCGCCGCTCATTCCACCGCCGGAAGGCTCCAAGCCCGACGAGCAGGCGTGGTGGCACGGTATCTTCTGGAATTATCGCGGCCAGGGGCAAAACCGATCGACCGTTACGCCGGTGAAGACGACCCGGTTTGTAGAATCGGGCGACTCGCTGATCCGGCTCCTTGACGAATCGAAAATCTCACGAGCCCAAGGCGGCATCCGGCATGACCTTGGCTTCACCGGATCGTTCAAGCCGTTCGGCGTTCTGGCTCTGACACCGCGTATTTCCTATACCGAGACCTGGCAGGATGAATGGTTCACCTTCGAGCGGGACAGCGCCGGGCGGGTCGATACGACGAAACATAAAGAGTTTCGGACTCGTAGAACCTTTAGCACCGGGATCGGTCTATCGACCCGGCTCTACGGCATCTTTCGGCCGCGCATATTCGGTGTGCAGGCGATCCGGCATACCTTGTCGCCGTCGCTCGGTTTCACCTGGATACCCGACTTTTCGGACCCGGAGTGGGGTTATTACGACCGCTTCGAGGGCACGTCGGGGCGAAGGCTCTACTACGACCGCTTTGGCGGAAACCTCTACGGCGCGACGCCGCGTGGCAAGCATGAAGCGCTCTCCATCGGTATGGAGAACCTCTTCGAATACAAGCGGCTGGTGAAGGAGAAAGAGGTCAAGGGGGAACTCTTCAGCGTCGGGATGGGGACGTCGCATAACTTCGCTGCCGACTCGATGAAATGGTCGGATCTGGCGACCTCACTGCGCATTCGTCCGATGGGAGAGGGCGTCCTGCCCGGTGTATCGGGGCTCGGTTTCGATTTGACCGCGAGCCACAGTTTCTACGGCCTTGAGGCTATACCGAGACCTGATGGCGGTGCCGATTACTATGCGGTCGAAAAGCCGGCGCCGAACGGACTGCGGCTTCTATCCTTCAATCTGACGACGTCGCTCAAGTTCAGCGGCGGAGCGGCTAAGCCGACACCGCGCGACACTTCACGAACGGCGCTCTCCGACACGGCCCGGCGGATTGCAACACCGCCAGACTGGAAGCCTTCTCCGATGCCGTGGCAGTCCGGTGTTTCGCTTCGCTACGGAGAGCGGCGATCGAATCCGAACGACATCACCCGCGATGTCTGGGGGTCGTTCAACTTAGATCTGCAGGCGACGAAAAATTGGAAGGTCGGCAACTCGTTCACCTACGATTTTGTCAACCAACAAATCTCTGCAGTCAGCATCAGTATCCAGCGCGATCTTCATTGCTGGCAGGGCAGTTTTACCTGGAATCCGACCGGCGTTGGACAGGGTTATTATCTGAACATCTCGGTCAAAGCGCAGCAGTTGCGGGATGTGAAAGTGGAGAAGCGCGAGGGGCCGGGAGGTGGATTCCTTCCATTCCGTTAG
- the argF gene encoding ornithine carbamoyltransferase, with protein sequence MSNQPRDFLNLTDLTRADLLHLLHHAVHLKDRTRSGECPTPLSGEEAALIFHKPSLRTRLSFEVGIRQLGGNAMFITDREIELGKRETTADVARVLSRFAQLIVIRTFKQSDVVELAHYAPVPVINALTDLEHPCQIFCDLLTIFEKLQTVEGLKIAYLGDGNNVARSWIGAANRLDIDLWVGTRPETDPGSDFVEAMTDGARGRITITDDPLAAARGADVLYTDVWASMGEKEKVGERASLLEPYRLDERLLEAASPHCLVMHCLPAERGREITDGVIEGPHSVVFDQAENRLHGQKSLILWCLGRA encoded by the coding sequence ATGTCAAATCAGCCCCGAGACTTTCTCAATCTGACCGACCTCACGCGAGCCGATCTGCTCCATCTCCTCCATCACGCTGTCCACCTCAAGGACCGCACCCGTTCCGGCGAATGTCCAACGCCGCTCAGTGGGGAAGAGGCCGCGCTCATCTTCCACAAGCCAAGTCTCCGGACGCGGTTATCCTTCGAGGTCGGCATCCGGCAATTGGGCGGAAATGCGATGTTCATTACCGACCGCGAGATCGAGTTGGGTAAACGGGAAACGACCGCTGATGTTGCGCGCGTCTTAAGCCGGTTCGCTCAACTGATCGTCATCCGCACTTTCAAACAGTCGGACGTCGTCGAACTTGCTCACTATGCACCGGTGCCGGTCATCAACGCTCTGACCGACCTCGAGCATCCCTGCCAAATCTTCTGCGACCTGCTGACGATCTTTGAGAAGTTGCAGACCGTCGAAGGCCTCAAGATCGCCTACCTCGGCGATGGCAACAACGTTGCCCGTTCCTGGATCGGCGCTGCCAACCGGCTCGATATCGATCTCTGGGTCGGCACCCGTCCCGAAACCGATCCCGGCAGCGATTTTGTCGAAGCGATGACCGACGGCGCCCGTGGCCGGATCACCATAACCGACGACCCGCTCGCGGCCGCCCGGGGTGCCGATGTCCTATACACCGACGTCTGGGCTTCGATGGGAGAGAAGGAGAAAGTTGGCGAACGGGCGTCTCTGCTCGAGCCATATCGACTCGACGAGCGACTACTTGAAGCCGCTTCGCCACACTGCCTTGTGATGCACTGCCTTCCCGCCGAGCGGGGGCGCGAGATTACCGACGGAGTGATCGAAGGCCCCCATTCGGTCGTCTTCGATCAGGCCGAAAACCGTTTGCACGGGCAGAAATCGCTGATACTATGGTGCCTTGGAAGGGCGTAG
- a CDS encoding efflux RND transporter permease subunit: MIERLIEWSLRNRAIVLMTTLFLVLWGVWALYRTPVDAIPDLSDNQVIVMTDWMGRAPRLVEDQVTYPLQTVMQGMPRVKAVRGQSMFGLSMVYVIFDDDVDIYWARSRVLEKLSEIQGQLPPGAMMMLGPDGTGVGHVYWYTVEGKDYDLAQLRSIQDWYLRLGLSSVEGVAEVASIGGFVKEYQVELDPAKLISYGVSTMEVMDAVRNSNIDVGGGLVERSSMEYLIRSLGYVQRKQDLEQIVIRAGAGGVPITVGDVATVQMGGRIRRGLLDKDGEGEVAGGIIVMRYGENASDVIDRVKVRLDELRRGLPPGVEVKMAYDRSDLIVRAVNTLRNTLIEEILIVCAVIMIFLLHFRSALVVIIALPIAVVASFIAMYYLKVSSNLMSLSGIAIAIGVMVDAGIIVMENAYRHLSEGGEAARRDIIGTVAASCRTVGRPIFFSMAIIVLSFVPVFLLEGQEGKLFFPLAMTKTAAMAFSAFLAVTLVPVLCTFFLRGKLRPEDANPLNRYLNSLYRPVLAWALKFKWTTIAINAGVLVFTAWLAFRIGSEFMPALDEGSLLFMPTTLPNVSITEAKRILQVQDKIIRSIPEVDLVLGKVGRAETATDPAPVSMIETIILLKPHHEWRKGLTRDDLIAEMDAKLQIPGVANGWTQPIINRINMLATGVRTDLGIKIFGPDLVELERLAIEAENIVKKVPGAADVFAERTIGGNYIDIIPDRAALARYGLTVGEVQSVIEAAAGGMIATTTVEGRDRYPVRIRYARDFRDSPEELGKILLSVRIAGSSGVSPGAMSGMGGGASSSFATASSGRPLAVSAVGAAFIPLSAVAAIRVADGPPMISSENSLPRSVVFLNVRGRDLGGFVSEAMATLKAELQLPPGYFVQWSGQWEHQVRARQRLMIIAPLGLVLILILLYFVFRSWTEAGLVMLSVPFSLTGGAILIAALGFNWSVAVWVGFIALYGVAVETGVVMVVYLHEALNHALHRQAGKDLAVGERVMIGRDDLYGAIMTGSVARLRPKLMTVGTSMIGLLPILWSHGTGADLMQPIAAPMIGGLLTSAVHVLIVTPVIFALMKERELRQGGIKYAEMG, translated from the coding sequence ATGATTGAACGGCTGATCGAATGGAGCCTCCGCAATCGGGCGATTGTCCTTATGACGACGCTCTTCCTGGTGCTCTGGGGCGTTTGGGCGCTCTACCGGACGCCGGTTGATGCGATTCCCGATCTATCGGACAATCAGGTCATTGTGATGACCGACTGGATGGGGCGCGCGCCGCGGCTGGTCGAGGATCAGGTAACCTATCCGCTCCAGACGGTGATGCAGGGTATGCCGCGGGTCAAAGCGGTGCGCGGACAGTCGATGTTCGGTCTTTCGATGGTCTATGTGATTTTCGACGACGACGTCGATATCTACTGGGCGCGGTCGCGGGTGCTCGAGAAGTTGAGCGAAATCCAGGGCCAATTGCCGCCTGGCGCCATGATGATGCTTGGCCCCGACGGCACCGGTGTCGGACATGTCTATTGGTATACTGTCGAGGGTAAAGACTACGATCTGGCGCAACTTCGCTCGATCCAGGACTGGTATCTAAGGCTCGGCCTTTCGTCGGTCGAAGGCGTTGCCGAGGTTGCATCCATCGGGGGCTTCGTCAAGGAGTATCAGGTCGAACTCGACCCCGCCAAACTGATCTCCTACGGCGTTTCAACGATGGAGGTGATGGATGCCGTCCGTAACTCCAATATCGACGTCGGCGGCGGTCTGGTCGAACGTTCCTCGATGGAATACCTGATCCGCAGTCTCGGCTATGTCCAGCGGAAGCAGGACCTTGAGCAAATCGTCATTCGTGCCGGCGCAGGCGGTGTGCCGATCACCGTCGGCGATGTGGCCACGGTGCAGATGGGCGGGCGCATCCGGAGAGGGCTGCTCGACAAAGACGGCGAAGGCGAGGTCGCCGGAGGCATCATCGTAATGCGCTATGGCGAGAACGCCAGCGATGTGATCGACCGCGTCAAGGTGCGCCTGGACGAACTGCGACGCGGCCTGCCGCCCGGCGTCGAAGTTAAGATGGCCTACGACCGCTCGGATTTGATCGTCCGTGCCGTCAACACTCTCCGCAATACGCTGATCGAGGAAATCCTGATCGTCTGCGCGGTGATCATGATCTTCCTCCTGCACTTCCGCTCGGCGCTGGTGGTGATCATCGCGCTCCCGATTGCGGTCGTCGCGTCGTTCATCGCAATGTATTACCTGAAGGTTTCGTCGAACCTGATGTCGCTCTCGGGAATCGCCATTGCTATCGGAGTGATGGTCGACGCCGGGATCATCGTTATGGAGAATGCCTACCGACACCTCTCTGAGGGCGGTGAAGCCGCCCGGCGCGACATTATCGGAACGGTGGCGGCGTCGTGCCGGACGGTCGGGCGGCCGATCTTCTTTTCGATGGCGATCATCGTGCTCTCGTTCGTGCCGGTCTTCCTCCTTGAAGGGCAGGAAGGGAAACTCTTTTTCCCCCTGGCTATGACCAAGACCGCGGCAATGGCTTTCTCGGCATTTCTTGCAGTTACCTTGGTGCCGGTGCTCTGCACGTTCTTCCTGCGCGGCAAACTCCGCCCCGAAGATGCCAACCCGCTCAATCGCTACCTCAACTCCCTCTACCGGCCGGTTCTGGCTTGGGCGCTGAAGTTCAAGTGGACGACTATCGCCATCAACGCGGGGGTGCTGGTCTTCACCGCCTGGCTGGCATTCAGGATCGGGAGCGAGTTCATGCCGGCGCTCGACGAGGGCAGTCTCCTATTTATGCCGACGACGCTCCCCAACGTCTCAATCACCGAGGCAAAGCGGATCCTTCAGGTCCAGGACAAGATCATTAGGTCGATTCCGGAGGTCGATCTGGTGCTCGGCAAGGTCGGCCGGGCCGAAACGGCGACCGATCCGGCGCCGGTCTCGATGATTGAGACGATTATCCTCCTGAAGCCGCATCACGAGTGGCGCAAAGGCCTCACCCGCGACGACCTGATCGCCGAAATGGATGCCAAACTGCAGATTCCCGGCGTCGCCAACGGCTGGACGCAGCCGATCATCAACCGGATCAACATGCTGGCGACCGGCGTTCGGACCGACCTCGGGATCAAGATCTTCGGGCCCGATCTGGTGGAACTGGAGAGGCTCGCCATCGAAGCCGAGAACATCGTCAAGAAAGTGCCCGGCGCAGCGGACGTTTTTGCCGAGCGGACCATCGGCGGCAACTATATCGACATCATCCCCGACCGGGCGGCTCTGGCGCGCTATGGCCTTACGGTCGGCGAGGTCCAGTCGGTGATCGAAGCCGCAGCCGGGGGGATGATTGCCACCACCACCGTCGAAGGCCGCGATCGCTATCCGGTGCGGATTCGCTATGCGCGTGACTTTCGCGACTCGCCGGAGGAACTTGGAAAGATCCTGCTGTCGGTCCGCATCGCCGGCTCAAGCGGTGTATCACCGGGAGCGATGAGCGGAATGGGAGGAGGTGCCTCATCTTCGTTTGCGACCGCCTCGAGCGGACGTCCCCTCGCCGTCTCGGCGGTCGGAGCCGCCTTCATACCGCTCTCGGCAGTAGCCGCAATCCGCGTCGCCGACGGCCCGCCGATGATCAGTTCCGAGAACTCGCTGCCGCGCTCGGTCGTTTTTCTCAACGTGCGGGGGCGCGATCTGGGTGGATTCGTTTCCGAAGCAATGGCGACCCTAAAGGCGGAGTTACAACTTCCGCCCGGCTACTTCGTCCAATGGTCGGGACAGTGGGAGCATCAGGTGCGAGCCCGGCAGCGGCTAATGATCATCGCGCCGCTGGGGTTGGTTCTTATCTTGATCCTGCTATACTTTGTCTTCCGCTCCTGGACCGAAGCCGGCCTGGTGATGCTCTCGGTGCCATTTTCGCTGACCGGCGGTGCGATCCTGATTGCGGCTCTCGGCTTCAACTGGAGCGTAGCCGTATGGGTGGGATTCATCGCTCTCTACGGGGTCGCCGTCGAGACTGGTGTGGTGATGGTCGTCTATCTGCACGAAGCGCTTAATCATGCCCTTCATAGGCAAGCGGGTAAGGACCTTGCGGTCGGGGAACGGGTGATGATCGGCCGGGATGACCTCTACGGGGCGATTATGACCGGCTCGGTCGCGCGGCTTAGGCCCAAATTGATGACTGTAGGCACCTCTATGATTGGCCTGTTGCCGATTTTATGGTCGCACGGCACCGGCGCCGACCTTATGCAGCCTATAGCCGCTCCGATGATCGGCGGGCTGCTCACATCGGCGGTGCACGTCTTGATCGTAACACCGGTCATCTTTGCCCTAATGAAGGAACGTGAACTCCGGCAGGGTGGAATCAAGTATGCGGAAATGGGATGA
- the acpS gene encoding holo-[acyl-carrier-protein] synthase, whose product MTRTPPPPFTVTTGIDIVEIARVERLYERWNGRFVRRFFTVHENAQCRGRVERMAALIAAKEACSKALGTGLRGVGWREMEVLHESNGKPVLVLHGRALRISRRLGWASTSVSLTHDGGAAVAVVVALQSREAGPG is encoded by the coding sequence ATGACCCGCACACCTCCGCCGCCATTCACCGTCACGACCGGGATCGACATCGTTGAGATCGCCCGCGTCGAACGGCTCTACGAACGCTGGAACGGACGGTTCGTTCGGAGATTCTTCACGGTCCACGAAAACGCCCAGTGCCGCGGGCGCGTCGAGCGCATGGCAGCGTTGATCGCGGCCAAGGAAGCATGTTCCAAGGCACTCGGGACGGGCCTTAGGGGCGTCGGCTGGCGGGAAATGGAGGTCTTGCACGAATCAAACGGCAAGCCGGTGCTCGTCCTTCATGGTCGTGCGCTCCGCATCAGTCGTCGGCTCGGCTGGGCTTCAACCTCGGTCAGCCTGACTCACGATGGCGGCGCAGCGGTCGCAGTGGTCGTCGCGCTGCAGAGCCGTGAAGCGGGGCCGGGATGA
- a CDS encoding HlyD family efflux transporter periplasmic adaptor subunit → MSEPRKIPSWLVILIAASLVLNGILIAGRFMSRSGGASDGAANSGDLYVCPMHPQVTSNRPADCPICGMKLVKRQASGGGSEVAALAGTVSLDPTQRVLANVKTGRPERLTFKPGLEVPGVIAARDEGRWRVSTRAMGRVERLYVSTPGMEVRAGDPLYDLYSPDLASAAREYQVAGWYPDTSVRQEFLAAARAKLLGLGLEPGHIESVSRGVETAETFTFHAASNGTLIERLAAEGDWLMSGMGLLEFADLSEVWVEAAVSEQDIPAVRVGMEVEIMAGKSGTDLLNATGRIVSLSPSLDTGLRRLNFRALLSNRSGRWQVGQFVKVRIATHKASEALALPEDALLVSGRGTAVWVEVEPGHYEPRHVTTGSRQDGMVAVLDGITIDDVVVFSGGYLIDSDAQIKRLGSGHNHGAKVSPGEEQMSGASDNSGKVESHQDHSGHGEAKPAKKSEGAYYCPMDPEVSSDQPGERCPKCGMFLVKREG, encoded by the coding sequence ATGAGCGAACCGCGCAAGATACCATCCTGGCTGGTGATCCTCATCGCGGCCAGTCTCGTGCTGAACGGCATCTTGATCGCCGGCCGGTTCATGAGCCGGTCTGGAGGCGCATCCGATGGCGCCGCAAATTCCGGCGATCTCTACGTCTGCCCGATGCACCCGCAGGTAACCTCCAACCGCCCGGCCGATTGTCCCATCTGCGGAATGAAACTGGTAAAGCGGCAGGCTTCCGGCGGCGGCAGCGAAGTTGCTGCGCTTGCCGGGACGGTCTCGCTCGACCCGACCCAGCGCGTCCTCGCCAACGTGAAGACCGGCCGCCCGGAGCGATTGACGTTCAAGCCGGGACTTGAAGTGCCGGGGGTGATCGCGGCGCGCGATGAAGGCCGCTGGCGCGTCTCAACTCGCGCCATGGGCCGCGTCGAACGGCTCTATGTCTCAACACCGGGAATGGAGGTCCGGGCCGGTGATCCGCTTTACGACCTCTACAGTCCCGATCTTGCCTCGGCGGCACGGGAATATCAAGTCGCCGGCTGGTATCCCGACACGTCCGTCCGGCAGGAGTTTCTTGCCGCCGCCCGAGCCAAACTGCTCGGGCTCGGCCTCGAACCGGGTCATATCGAAAGCGTCTCCCGCGGCGTAGAGACGGCTGAAACCTTCACCTTTCACGCCGCATCGAACGGCACGCTCATCGAACGGCTCGCGGCCGAGGGCGACTGGCTGATGTCGGGGATGGGGCTGCTGGAGTTCGCCGACCTGTCCGAAGTATGGGTCGAAGCGGCGGTGTCGGAGCAGGACATCCCTGCTGTCCGGGTGGGAATGGAGGTCGAAATCATGGCCGGCAAATCCGGAACAGACCTGTTGAACGCAACAGGCCGAATCGTCAGCCTCTCGCCGTCGCTCGATACCGGGCTGCGAAGGCTGAACTTCCGCGCCCTCCTCTCGAATCGCAGCGGTCGATGGCAGGTCGGGCAGTTCGTAAAGGTCCGTATTGCCACACATAAGGCATCCGAAGCGCTGGCTCTGCCCGAAGACGCCCTCCTCGTCTCGGGACGGGGGACCGCGGTCTGGGTCGAAGTCGAACCGGGGCATTACGAGCCGCGCCACGTAACGACCGGCTCCCGTCAGGACGGTATGGTCGCGGTCCTGGACGGGATTACGATAGACGATGTCGTCGTCTTCTCAGGCGGCTATCTGATCGACAGCGATGCGCAGATTAAACGGCTCGGCTCGGGGCACAATCACGGTGCGAAAGTGAGTCCTGGTGAAGAGCAAATGAGCGGAGCGTCGGACAATTCAGGGAAGGTGGAGAGCCATCAAGACCACTCCGGACACGGCGAAGCAAAGCCTGCCAAGAAGTCTGAAGGGGCTTATTACTGCCCCATGGACCCGGAGGTATCCTCGGACCAGCCGGGCGAACGGTGCCCCAAGTGCGGGATGTTTCTGGTGAAACGGGAGGGATAG